The Methanothermobacter tenebrarum genome has a window encoding:
- a CDS encoding NAD(P)-binding protein — MKAIVVGTGAGGATAARELSAQGFKVTILEAGGTFKPFRRLLSLATPLRKTGLLGDERILATYFLQ, encoded by the coding sequence ATGAAAGCAATAGTTGTGGGAACCGGGGCAGGAGGAGCGACAGCTGCACGTGAATTATCAGCCCAAGGCTTCAAAGTAACAATATTAGAGGCGGGAGGGACATTCAAGCCATTCAGAAGACTTTTATCATTGGCAACACCATTAAGAAAAACAGGCCTTTTAGGTGATGAAAGAATATTAGCCACATATTTCCTCCAATGA
- a CDS encoding metal-dependent hydrolase encodes MFALPFFFQNIFALALSVLGSSIPDLDHPIKGRRVSLIFLIGVLILIIFYLLGLPYLIGVLLMILAMIFYFSRHRGFSHSILGIFILSILLTLLVISSYFLFRDFGADERESLALILAFSGLMFINRKILIPFTLLGILGVLFTPFPGLNLYNIMGPFLLGFVSHVILDLYTHSGVKFLRPFSTRTFKKGLGGFLIIIWIICAGYSIMHTFF; translated from the coding sequence GTGTTTGCTTTACCATTCTTTTTCCAGAACATATTTGCCCTTGCACTTAGCGTTTTAGGGTCTTCAATTCCAGACTTGGATCATCCAATTAAAGGTAGGAGAGTTTCACTCATATTCCTTATTGGAGTTTTAATTTTGATAATTTTTTATTTGCTTGGCCTGCCATATCTCATTGGGGTTCTTTTGATGATTTTGGCGATGATATTTTATTTTTCGAGGCATAGGGGTTTTAGCCATTCAATACTTGGCATTTTTATTTTGTCAATTTTACTGACACTTCTTGTTATAAGTTCTTATTTTCTTTTCAGGGATTTTGGGGCTGATGAAAGGGAATCCCTCGCCTTGATATTGGCCTTTTCAGGGTTAATGTTCATTAACAGGAAAATATTAATCCCATTCACGCTTCTAGGCATTTTAGGTGTTTTGTTCACACCGTTTCCTGGTTTGAACCTTTATAATATCATGGGGCCGTTTTTACTAGGATTTGTAAGTCATGTTATCCTTGATTTATATACGCATAGTGGGGTTAAATTTTTAAGACCATTCTCAACCAGAACATTTAAAAAAGGCCTTGGCGGCTTTCTAATAATAATATGGATCATATGCGCAGGATATAGCATTATGCACACCTTTTTCTGA
- a CDS encoding succinylglutamate desuccinylase/aspartoacylase family protein — protein sequence MWVWMVLDPLDIKIIYRGSGGHLEKNVIMGEYLRVNPSFKGLFEYSRRGTPFVALGEGRPRVMITAGVHGNEIPPQLATLELIKSLAPLDITGTVYIIPFAAPWSTMNNTRWFKGVDLNRSSHAPGSVTNTIFKVAVDLNVDALGDFHSTAPRSNPGRESVFCSKKPCRRSYLIAKYISRMGSSDVIVYENAASHYKGALEDECNLAGVGAVTCEVVSKNGSLTLGSLERSLLQMKAFLKYFNII from the coding sequence ATGTGGGTGTGGATGGTGTTAGACCCACTAGATATTAAAATTATATATAGGGGCTCAGGCGGCCATTTGGAGAAGAATGTTATTATGGGGGAGTATCTTAGGGTTAATCCCTCATTTAAGGGATTATTTGAGTATTCTAGGAGGGGAACTCCCTTCGTGGCTTTGGGAGAGGGAAGACCCCGTGTCATGATAACTGCAGGTGTTCATGGTAATGAGATTCCACCGCAGCTTGCAACTCTTGAACTTATTAAGTCTCTTGCTCCTTTAGATATTACTGGGACAGTATATATTATACCATTTGCCGCGCCATGGTCGACTATGAATAATACTCGCTGGTTCAAGGGTGTTGATCTTAACCGTTCTTCCCATGCTCCGGGTTCTGTGACAAATACTATATTTAAGGTTGCTGTTGATTTGAATGTGGATGCTCTTGGAGATTTCCATTCAACCGCGCCAAGGAGTAACCCTGGGCGGGAGAGTGTCTTCTGTTCCAAGAAACCTTGTAGGAGAAGTTATCTAATAGCAAAGTATATAAGTAGAATGGGCTCATCAGATGTTATAGTTTATGAGAATGCGGCTTCACATTATAAAGGCGCTCTTGAGGATGAATGCAATCTTGCTGGTGTAGGCGCGGTTACTTGTGAGGTTGTGTCGAAGAATGGTTCATTAACCCTTGGAAGCCTTGAAAGGTCGCTCCTTCAAATGAAAGCCTTCCTCAAATACTTTAATATAATCTAG
- a CDS encoding argininosuccinate synthase — MDKVVLAFSGGLDTSVCIKLLEEKYNMEVITACVDVGQPREEIKRPAQVSKELGNYKHYTIDAREEFAEDYIFRAIKANASYEGYPLSTALARPLIATKIVEVAEEEGASAIAHGCTGKGNDQFRFEAIIRSMCDCDVIAPIRDLNLTRSEEIEYAKSCGIPLPPKKQYSIDENLWGRAIEGDILEDPIMEPPEDAFSWTKAPDETPDDPEIIQIGFRDGIPQEINGEEMEPVELIKKANFIAGEHGIGRVDIIEDRIIGMKSREVYETPAALLLIEAHKALEQLTLTRNELKFADMISGIYSELVYNGLWHEPLREDLDKAIDHMQRRVTGRVNVKLHKGNMRIIGRESPYSLYSEKIVSFEDKSFDQREMKGMVKNYGLQARLYQKLWWE, encoded by the coding sequence ATGGATAAAGTTGTCCTTGCATTTAGTGGAGGCCTTGACACATCAGTATGTATCAAGTTACTCGAAGAAAAGTATAACATGGAGGTTATCACGGCATGCGTAGATGTGGGACAACCACGTGAAGAAATCAAAAGACCAGCCCAAGTCTCCAAGGAACTAGGCAATTATAAACATTATACGATAGATGCAAGGGAAGAATTTGCAGAAGATTACATTTTCAGGGCCATAAAAGCCAACGCATCATATGAAGGCTACCCGTTAAGCACAGCCCTTGCAAGGCCGCTTATAGCCACTAAGATAGTTGAAGTTGCCGAGGAGGAAGGAGCATCCGCGATAGCCCATGGTTGCACTGGCAAAGGGAATGACCAGTTCAGATTCGAGGCCATTATAAGGTCCATGTGTGACTGTGATGTTATAGCACCCATAAGAGATCTTAACCTTACAAGATCCGAGGAAATAGAGTATGCAAAGTCTTGTGGAATACCATTACCACCAAAGAAACAATATAGTATAGATGAAAATTTATGGGGAAGGGCCATTGAAGGGGACATACTAGAAGATCCTATAATGGAACCCCCAGAGGATGCCTTTAGTTGGACAAAAGCACCAGATGAAACCCCAGATGATCCTGAGATTATCCAGATAGGATTCAGGGATGGAATCCCCCAGGAGATTAATGGAGAAGAAATGGAACCTGTTGAACTTATAAAGAAGGCTAATTTTATCGCGGGAGAACATGGGATCGGCCGAGTAGACATAATAGAAGATCGTATTATAGGAATGAAAAGCCGTGAAGTCTATGAGACGCCAGCTGCTCTGCTCCTAATAGAGGCTCACAAGGCCCTTGAACAGTTAACACTAACTAGGAATGAGCTTAAATTTGCGGATATGATAAGTGGCATTTACTCAGAATTGGTATATAATGGTTTGTGGCATGAACCCCTTAGGGAGGATCTTGACAAGGCCATTGACCATATGCAACGTCGTGTTACAGGTAGAGTTAATGTGAAATTACATAAGGGTAATATGAGAATCATTGGAAGGGAATCACCTTACAGCTTGTATAGTGAAAAGATTGTCTCATTTGAGGATAAAAGCTTTGATCAGCGGGAAATGAAGGGTATGGTTAAAAATTATGGGTTACAGGCTAGGTTATACCAGAAGTTATGGTGGGAATAG
- a CDS encoding NAD(P)H-hydrate dehydratase translates to MNITLFRMLINMRPIDMMVTDLNAEYLGIPRLSLMENAGKAVAQQVNKIVDSGRVTIFAGTGGNGGDGFVAARHLLNMGFKVEVILLAHPSKIRSKEAKKNWEVLEKMRISPAPLELRIIEDSSQLEPPYSAVIVDAILGTGIKGRLREPIRSAIKIMNESEALKIAVDIPSGVDPGTGEVLDVAVEADYTVTFHRIKDGLKMADPTFTGEIIVSDIGIPIICEVFTGPGDLLRLPKRKGSSHKGENGRILIVGGSAKYAGAPALAGLAALKAGADIVTIACSESAMLPIKSYSPDLIVKGFPGDHINPRMIKKALKIIERVDCILIGCGGGLEPDTGDAFNLLVQEIMKMEKPLVIDADGLKLIKKDTIKDYPNLIITPHEGEFREFFSLKSPIIIEDFKEKVTAYHSIANNIKGVVLLKGPVDMIFQGEKVRLNSTGTPGMTVGGTGDCLAGITASLWAQGLTPMDAAALAAFINGRAGEMAEKEYGYGFTASEMINFIPKAMSIPTITSGIT, encoded by the coding sequence ATGAATATAACCCTTTTTAGGATGTTGATAAATATGAGGCCTATTGACATGATGGTCACGGATTTAAATGCAGAATATCTTGGAATCCCCCGACTTTCATTAATGGAGAATGCTGGGAAGGCTGTTGCTCAACAAGTGAATAAAATAGTGGATAGTGGACGTGTAACAATCTTTGCAGGTACCGGGGGCAATGGGGGTGATGGTTTTGTGGCTGCACGACACCTTCTAAACATGGGCTTTAAAGTGGAGGTTATACTATTAGCCCACCCTTCAAAGATAAGATCAAAGGAGGCTAAAAAAAACTGGGAAGTCCTAGAGAAGATGAGGATTTCCCCAGCCCCCTTGGAGCTTAGAATAATTGAGGATTCATCCCAACTTGAACCACCATATAGTGCTGTGATAGTTGACGCTATCCTAGGTACAGGCATAAAGGGGAGGTTAAGAGAGCCTATAAGATCAGCCATAAAAATCATGAACGAATCTGAAGCGCTTAAAATCGCTGTAGACATTCCAAGTGGTGTAGATCCTGGAACAGGGGAAGTATTAGATGTTGCGGTTGAGGCAGATTATACTGTGACATTCCATAGGATAAAAGATGGCCTAAAAATGGCGGATCCCACATTCACAGGGGAGATAATAGTATCTGATATTGGGATACCTATTATTTGTGAAGTATTCACAGGACCGGGAGATCTTCTAAGATTACCCAAGAGGAAAGGCTCAAGTCATAAAGGAGAAAACGGCAGAATACTAATAGTAGGGGGGAGTGCTAAATATGCTGGGGCTCCTGCACTTGCAGGTTTAGCCGCTCTCAAAGCCGGCGCAGATATTGTGACAATCGCATGCTCAGAGTCTGCCATGCTCCCTATAAAATCATATTCACCAGACCTCATCGTCAAAGGATTCCCAGGAGACCACATTAACCCCAGAATGATAAAAAAAGCGCTTAAAATAATAGAGAGGGTTGATTGCATCCTAATAGGCTGCGGAGGAGGCTTAGAACCCGATACAGGGGATGCGTTCAACCTCCTCGTCCAGGAAATCATGAAAATGGAAAAACCCCTTGTAATAGATGCTGACGGACTAAAACTAATAAAAAAGGACACCATCAAAGATTACCCTAATCTTATTATAACACCACATGAGGGAGAATTCAGAGAATTCTTTTCACTAAAATCTCCAATTATCATCGAAGATTTTAAAGAGAAAGTCACAGCCTACCATTCAATAGCAAATAATATAAAGGGAGTTGTATTGTTAAAAGGGCCAGTTGACATGATATTCCAAGGCGAAAAAGTGCGATTAAACAGTACAGGGACTCCAGGGATGACAGTAGGCGGTACTGGGGATTGTCTTGCAGGTATCACAGCATCCTTATGGGCCCAAGGATTAACACCAATGGATGCAGCTGCACTGGCAGCTTTCATAAATGGTAGAGCAGGGGAAATGGCTGAAAAAGAATATGGTTATGGTTTCACAGCTTCTGAGATGATCAATTTCATCCCCAAGGCCATGTCTATTCCCACCATAACTTCTGGTATAACCTAG
- a CDS encoding 3H domain-containing protein, protein MPPQEPKISRWESAVEYIQTVPTSIFYYGILALIILLIYGIIGSLFIMGLSFYDAIYFTIVTLATVGYGDIVPHTIGQKLFSVTLALGGVGLIAYVFSVGVAVVAMTLEETISGAKIRRIMRAMQNHFILCGFGRVGSATFKELRKRNHKVIIIEKDRTLVEKELWEDPNILAIPGDATDEELLKDAGIKRARGIIITTGDDVDNLFITLTSRELNPDIWIVTRASKRENIKRLYRAGANRVISPEISGGEDIYFAAMEPTMVKITVKHEVKDIEKETEIIIKNGCTIEDIEYHLPEFKRPLIRKVEVSRRRQLEKFLKSLEEDVHRRRSLERIYESVSGIHSHWISGPDKKTMEKVVKELEEEGLLLGVNLSEDEIKEVARKHGRLVEVIIKPEMTIVENHGVEDIKKEAEVIIKNGCTLEDIEYYLPGFREPLKREIHVDDIEDVERFVEALKNNPSKYEALDRLYMLSGGGVHSHRISAPDTKSLEKVEDELKECGFLLGVNLSQKEIKDLIQRSGRVAQILVKHDVGVVDDKRIIVENGGRILDSSHYLPGVKQIVTRKLNIKNFEDLRSCEKELENPDARRSLTALYKISRNIHSHTVAAPDVKIIKKIETELKKKGLLLGVNLSEDEVWDIIEKEMIEKFCID, encoded by the coding sequence ATGCCTCCACAAGAACCTAAGATTTCACGATGGGAATCTGCTGTCGAATACATACAGACCGTACCAACATCCATATTCTATTATGGGATATTAGCACTCATAATATTACTCATATATGGCATCATAGGTTCTCTTTTTATTATGGGCCTCAGCTTCTATGATGCCATCTATTTTACCATAGTCACGCTCGCGACTGTAGGCTATGGAGACATCGTACCCCATACCATTGGACAGAAACTTTTCAGCGTGACCTTGGCACTTGGTGGTGTAGGTCTTATAGCATATGTTTTTAGTGTCGGTGTGGCGGTGGTTGCCATGACATTAGAAGAAACAATCTCTGGTGCAAAGATCCGTAGGATTATGAGGGCTATGCAAAACCATTTTATATTATGTGGTTTTGGCAGGGTTGGATCAGCCACATTTAAAGAATTGAGAAAGAGGAACCATAAAGTTATCATAATCGAAAAGGATAGGACGCTCGTTGAAAAAGAATTATGGGAGGACCCTAACATCCTCGCGATCCCAGGTGATGCCACAGATGAGGAACTATTAAAAGATGCCGGGATTAAGAGGGCGAGGGGCATCATCATAACAACTGGTGATGATGTGGATAATCTCTTTATTACGCTCACCTCAAGGGAGCTCAACCCTGATATATGGATAGTTACAAGGGCAAGTAAAAGAGAAAACATAAAGAGATTATACAGGGCAGGGGCTAACCGTGTCATCTCCCCAGAGATAAGTGGGGGAGAAGACATTTATTTCGCGGCCATGGAACCCACAATGGTGAAGATAACTGTAAAACATGAAGTCAAGGACATAGAAAAGGAAACTGAGATCATAATAAAGAATGGTTGCACCATCGAAGACATAGAATATCATCTCCCAGAATTTAAAAGGCCCCTCATACGGAAAGTTGAAGTTTCAAGAAGAAGACAATTAGAAAAGTTCCTAAAAAGTCTCGAAGAGGATGTTCACCGACGAAGATCCCTTGAAAGGATCTATGAGTCGGTGAGTGGCATACACTCCCACTGGATTTCAGGACCCGATAAAAAAACCATGGAAAAAGTGGTCAAGGAATTAGAAGAGGAAGGATTACTACTAGGAGTGAACCTTTCAGAGGATGAAATAAAAGAAGTAGCACGTAAACATGGCCGCCTCGTGGAGGTCATAATAAAACCAGAAATGACAATAGTAGAAAACCATGGTGTTGAGGATATAAAAAAGGAAGCAGAGGTCATAATAAAGAATGGTTGCACCCTTGAAGACATAGAATATTATCTACCAGGCTTCAGAGAACCATTAAAACGGGAAATACACGTAGATGACATAGAAGACGTGGAAAGATTCGTTGAAGCTTTGAAAAATAATCCTTCAAAGTATGAAGCCCTTGACAGACTTTACATGCTCTCGGGTGGGGGCGTGCACAGCCACCGTATTTCAGCGCCTGATACAAAAAGCCTTGAAAAGGTGGAAGATGAGCTCAAAGAGTGCGGATTCCTCCTAGGTGTTAATCTCAGTCAAAAGGAGATAAAAGATCTCATCCAAAGATCTGGTAGGGTTGCTCAGATCCTAGTAAAACATGATGTTGGAGTCGTTGATGATAAGAGGATAATAGTGGAAAATGGTGGTAGGATACTTGACTCATCCCATTATCTCCCTGGGGTAAAGCAAATTGTAACAAGGAAACTGAACATTAAAAATTTTGAGGATCTTAGAAGTTGTGAAAAGGAACTTGAAAATCCGGATGCTAGAAGATCTCTCACAGCACTTTATAAAATATCCCGTAATATACATTCACATACAGTGGCAGCCCCGGATGTGAAGATCATCAAGAAAATAGAAACTGAATTAAAAAAGAAGGGTCTGCTTTTAGGCGTGAATCTTTCAGAGGATGAAGTATGGGATATTATAGAAAAAGAAATGATTGAGAAGTTCTGTATAGACTAG
- the fhcD gene encoding formylmethanofuran--tetrahydromethanopterin N-formyltransferase, giving the protein MEINGVEIEDTFAEAFDIKVSRVLVTAATKKLAKIAATEATGYGTSVIGCSAEAGIDSYIPPGESPDGRPGYTIMICNPTKKGLDHELLERIGMGILTAPTTAVFDALEDPDEKLNVGFKLKFFGDGYEKDLEIAGRKIHSIPIMSGDFLIESDLGIKDGVAGGNFFILGDSQGSALLAAQAAVDAISAVEGVITPFPGGVVASGSKVGSNKYKFLDASTNEKMCVTLKDEVEGSQIPADVNGVYEIVIDGVDEEAVKEATRAGIEAACKVPGVKKISAGNYGGKLGAYQIKLHELF; this is encoded by the coding sequence ATGGAAATAAATGGAGTCGAGATAGAAGACACATTTGCAGAAGCCTTCGATATTAAAGTTTCAAGGGTTCTTGTCACAGCGGCAACCAAAAAACTTGCGAAGATAGCCGCTACAGAGGCAACAGGCTATGGAACATCTGTTATAGGATGTTCGGCCGAGGCAGGTATAGACTCATATATACCACCAGGGGAGTCACCTGATGGGAGACCAGGATACACTATAATGATATGCAATCCTACAAAGAAGGGTCTAGACCATGAACTACTTGAGAGGATAGGGATGGGTATACTCACAGCACCAACAACTGCGGTATTCGATGCACTGGAGGACCCTGATGAAAAATTGAATGTGGGATTCAAATTAAAATTCTTTGGGGACGGTTATGAGAAGGATCTTGAAATAGCCGGTAGGAAGATTCATTCCATTCCTATAATGTCTGGCGATTTCCTAATCGAAAGCGACCTAGGAATAAAAGATGGCGTTGCTGGTGGAAACTTTTTCATATTAGGTGACAGTCAAGGATCAGCACTATTAGCAGCGCAGGCAGCAGTTGATGCGATAAGTGCTGTTGAGGGTGTGATAACACCATTCCCTGGTGGAGTAGTTGCTTCAGGATCCAAGGTCGGGTCTAACAAGTATAAATTCCTTGACGCTTCCACGAATGAGAAGATGTGCGTCACATTAAAAGACGAGGTCGAGGGCAGCCAGATACCAGCGGATGTAAACGGAGTCTATGAGATAGTCATTGATGGTGTCGACGAAGAAGCCGTAAAGGAGGCTACAAGGGCTGGTATAGAAGCAGCGTGTAAAGTGCCAGGTGTCAAGAAGATCAGTGCAGGAAACTATGGTGGAAAACTTGGAGCCTATCAGATAAAACTCCATGAACTATTCTAG
- a CDS encoding UPF0104 family protein, whose amino-acid sequence MKHKGLLLLLVGVAIIALMIYFVGPADIAKDLERADPFYLILAVIIQFVTFGLFTLRWSITTRAVGINIKKRHLLPMLLVGMAINNLTPSARGGGEPVRAYILGKYSSTSIESALATVIADRGLDTFPFIVLAIITIVSMILYFDLSPIWIISLITAVIIIIVFVLALYVSIDDGAGEKFTNWIINILKFFYKKGYKKWSSKIKNAIMEFQDSMRLMLKNRQVFVYGIPLSFSLWFLEILRVYFIFCAFGANVTMIVIAEVFIVATLIGMIPLLPGGLGAIEGMMIILYSMAGISPSISAAVTVVERLISFWMTSILGVACLPYFGAPVVKKLSEKL is encoded by the coding sequence ATGAAACATAAGGGTCTGCTCTTACTCCTGGTAGGGGTTGCTATCATAGCCCTAATGATATACTTTGTAGGACCTGCAGATATCGCCAAGGACCTTGAGAGAGCAGACCCATTTTATTTAATATTAGCAGTGATTATACAGTTTGTAACATTTGGCCTTTTCACCCTTAGATGGTCGATAACCACCCGAGCAGTTGGTATTAACATCAAGAAGAGGCATCTTCTCCCAATGTTACTTGTTGGCATGGCAATAAACAATTTAACACCCAGTGCGAGGGGTGGTGGGGAACCTGTAAGAGCCTATATTCTAGGAAAGTATTCCAGTACATCAATAGAATCCGCACTAGCCACAGTAATAGCGGATAGGGGACTTGACACATTCCCATTCATAGTATTGGCAATCATCACAATAGTATCGATGATATTATATTTTGATCTCTCCCCAATCTGGATAATATCCCTTATAACGGCTGTTATCATAATAATAGTATTTGTGTTGGCATTGTATGTCTCGATTGATGACGGGGCTGGTGAAAAATTCACAAACTGGATAATTAACATTTTAAAGTTTTTCTATAAAAAGGGTTATAAGAAATGGAGTTCAAAAATAAAAAATGCTATCATGGAATTCCAAGACTCCATGCGCCTCATGTTAAAGAATAGGCAAGTTTTTGTCTATGGTATACCATTATCATTCTCGCTCTGGTTCTTAGAGATTCTAAGGGTTTACTTTATATTCTGTGCATTCGGGGCCAATGTTACAATGATAGTAATAGCAGAAGTATTCATTGTAGCGACATTGATTGGGATGATACCATTGCTTCCAGGTGGCCTAGGGGCCATTGAGGGTATGATGATAATATTATATTCTATGGCTGGCATTTCACCATCCATAAGTGCGGCTGTAACTGTGGTTGAACGTTTAATCTCATTTTGGATGACATCTATCCTCGGGGTCGCATGCTTACCATACTTCGGGGCGCCAGTGGTGAAAAAATTATCAGAAAAATTATAA
- a CDS encoding metallophosphoesterase — protein sequence MIAIMADSHDNIPVIKEAVDFLNRERVDMVLHAGDLISPFTAKDFNELKMPFEAIFGNNDGERDGLRAAYSNICDLDEFKVLEVDGVSIAMIHGHQEELVDCLARCGKYDVVVRGHSHQSSVEEKGSLIIDPGELCGYVSGKKTFILLDLDDLSHELVEL from the coding sequence ATGATTGCTATAATGGCTGATTCACATGATAACATCCCGGTTATAAAAGAAGCGGTAGATTTTCTCAACCGTGAAAGGGTGGATATGGTATTACATGCAGGAGACCTAATATCACCCTTCACGGCTAAGGACTTTAATGAGCTTAAAATGCCATTTGAGGCCATATTCGGGAACAATGACGGGGAAAGAGATGGTCTAAGAGCCGCATATTCTAATATATGTGATTTAGATGAGTTTAAGGTTTTGGAAGTTGATGGTGTGAGTATAGCGATGATCCACGGCCACCAAGAAGAATTAGTTGATTGTCTTGCAAGATGCGGAAAATATGATGTGGTGGTGAGGGGTCACAGCCACCAAAGTAGTGTGGAAGAAAAAGGATCTTTGATAATAGACCCCGGGGAATTATGTGGCTATGTCTCGGGGAAAAAAACATTCATACTCTTGGATTTGGATGATCTAAGCCATGAATTAGTCGAGTTATGA
- a CDS encoding TRAM domain-containing protein translates to MFGDYRKESYSAPVNVGEEYKVKIEDLGRDGDGIARVEGFVIFVPGAKVGDEVKIRISATRRKFAFAELVEE, encoded by the coding sequence TTGTTCGGAGATTATAGGAAAGAGAGTTACTCTGCACCTGTTAATGTTGGTGAAGAGTACAAGGTTAAAATAGAGGACCTAGGCCGGGATGGAGATGGAATCGCCCGCGTCGAAGGTTTCGTGATATTCGTCCCTGGTGCGAAGGTCGGTGACGAAGTTAAAATAAGGATCAGCGCAACCAGGAGAAAATTTGCATTCGCAGAATTAGTAGAAGAATAA
- a CDS encoding TrkH family potassium uptake protein, producing the protein MMRYVRRRDFLIVGKFLGTIMQAVGIIVLLTIIVAVIYNEGHYPSFIFPSLLSIATGTLIRIILKRYPISGDIIKLKHGMMIASLGWLWATFIGALILMLYLNIDLVNAAFENMSGWTTTGLSIFSDVQSLPKSILLLRSLEQWIGGLGVVIVVIGVLIRPGTAASRLYKSEARDERIKPSIVNTVKTIWWIYITYTIMGIILYCISGMPVFDAVNHTFSALSTGGFSIKNDNIGYYHNNIIYLISMLLMTLGGTSFIVHYQLLKGNIKNVLKDVQLQAAITFIILFSILIIYLGRLAPMEGIFHVVSSLSTTGFNISPTNTMIAWPAYVKIILIACMMIGMATGSTGGGIKLLRIITIIKGIYWEIIRILAPEGSVIPREISGKSIGDVEIKEAGSYLNLYLVFMFISWSILLLYGYEPLNSLFEVASAQGNVGLSMGITSATLPTIPKIALIFNMWIGRLEIIPILVLIRGIIEAFKR; encoded by the coding sequence ATGATGAGGTATGTTAGAAGACGAGATTTTCTGATTGTTGGAAAGTTCCTAGGGACAATAATGCAAGCCGTGGGCATAATCGTCTTATTAACTATAATAGTCGCGGTCATATACAATGAAGGACATTATCCAAGCTTTATTTTTCCTTCGCTATTATCGATAGCTACAGGGACTCTGATCAGAATTATACTCAAAAGGTATCCTATTAGTGGAGATATAATAAAGCTAAAGCATGGAATGATGATCGCATCCCTTGGATGGCTCTGGGCAACCTTTATAGGTGCACTAATTCTAATGTTATATCTTAACATTGATCTTGTAAACGCCGCCTTTGAGAACATGTCAGGGTGGACGACCACAGGACTTAGCATATTCTCAGACGTCCAATCACTCCCAAAATCAATACTACTTCTAAGAAGCCTAGAACAGTGGATCGGCGGATTAGGGGTGGTTATAGTAGTTATTGGGGTGCTTATTAGGCCAGGCACTGCCGCGTCAAGACTTTACAAGTCAGAAGCCCGGGATGAGAGGATCAAGCCAAGTATTGTGAATACTGTTAAAACGATCTGGTGGATCTATATAACATACACCATCATGGGTATAATATTATACTGTATCAGTGGAATGCCCGTATTCGACGCTGTAAATCACACCTTTTCCGCCCTCTCCACTGGAGGATTCTCCATAAAAAATGATAATATCGGATATTACCACAATAACATAATATACTTGATATCAATGCTCCTCATGACCCTTGGGGGTACAAGTTTCATAGTCCACTATCAACTACTAAAAGGGAATATAAAAAACGTCCTAAAGGATGTTCAACTCCAAGCTGCCATCACCTTTATAATACTCTTCTCGATCCTTATAATATACCTTGGAAGGCTAGCCCCCATGGAAGGCATCTTCCATGTAGTGTCAAGTCTCAGCACAACAGGATTCAACATCAGCCCCACCAATACAATGATAGCATGGCCAGCATACGTGAAAATAATCCTAATAGCATGTATGATGATAGGTATGGCTACAGGTTCCACAGGTGGTGGTATAAAACTATTAAGGATAATAACCATTATCAAGGGGATCTACTGGGAGATAATCAGGATACTCGCACCTGAAGGTTCAGTCATCCCTAGGGAAATATCAGGCAAAAGTATAGGCGATGTAGAGATAAAAGAAGCCGGATCCTATCTAAACCTCTATCTTGTCTTCATGTTTATAAGCTGGTCAATCCTACTATTATATGGGTATGAACCACTAAATTCACTTTTTGAAGTTGCCTCTGCACAGGGAAACGTGGGACTCAGTATGGGCATAACATCTGCCACACTCCCCACAATCCCCAAAATAGCCTTAATATTTAATATGTGGATTGGCAGACTAGAGATCATACCCATACTCGTCCTAATCAGGGGCATAATAGAAGCCTTTAAAAGATAA